From Coffea arabica cultivar ET-39 chromosome 2e, Coffea Arabica ET-39 HiFi, whole genome shotgun sequence, the proteins below share one genomic window:
- the LOC140036614 gene encoding uncharacterized protein, whose protein sequence is MAIANAFFSPAAAATFAPIRSKLSHSDCDFFTRHLNLSFSASSSKLTRGLFHFGITTKRNISCASIDGVESVSLASLKLVQDRDGIPMPNVLIDQDSDSDATIVQVSFGDRLGALIDTVKSPSFVCLSSRFCFFLCQFYYLVSVMQLFLKDLKVVHEISFVSSGRG, encoded by the exons ATGGCTATCGCCAACGCTTTCTTCAGTCCTGCTGCTGCAGCTACCTTCGCTCCTATTCGATCCAAGTTGTCCCATTCCGATTGTGACTTCTTCACTCGTCACTTGAATCTCTCCTTTTCCGCCTCCTCATCTAAACTCACCCGCGGGTTATTTCATTTCGGAATCACTACCAAAAG GAATATTAGTTGCGCTTCGATCGATGGTGTGGAATCAGTTAGTTTAGCCTCATTG AAATTAGTGCAAGATAGAGATGGTATTCCTATGCCGAATGTTCTGATAGATCAAGATTCTGACTCTGATGCAACAATAGTACAAGTTAGCTTTGGCGATCGTCTTGGTGCTCTCATTGACACGGTGAAGTCACCATCCTTTGTCTGCCTGTCATCAcgtttctgtttctttttgtgCCAGTTTTATTATTTGGTATCCGTTATGCagttgtttttgaaagattTGAAAGTAGTTCATGAGATATCTTTTGTATCAAGTGGAAGGGGGTAG
- the LOC140036093 gene encoding ACT domain-containing protein ACR12-like, with protein sequence EKTALGQLGYLPKSHLLTTHIHVKDDGPARSLLYIETFDRPGLLLEMIKIMADINVNVESVEIETEGLVAKDKFHVSYRGQALNNSLSQVLTNCLRYYLRRPETDEDSY encoded by the exons GAAAAGACCGCACTAGGTCAGCTCGGCTATCTACCCAAAAGTCACCTCCTCACTACTCATATACATGTCAAGGATGATGGACCTGCAAGGAG CTTACTTTATATTGAAACATTTGATCGGCCTGGGCTGCTCTTAGAGATGATCAAAATTATGGCTGACATCAATGTTAATGTTGAATCTGTTGAAATTGAAACAGAA GGTCTAGTAGCAAAGGACAAGTTTCATGTCAGTTATAGAGGGCAAGCATTGAACAATTCCTTGTCCCAG GTGCTAACTAATTGCCTGCGTTACTACCTCCGGAGGCCAGAAACTGATGAAGATAGTTACTAA